Proteins from a single region of Anthonomus grandis grandis chromosome 10, icAntGran1.3, whole genome shotgun sequence:
- the LOC126741395 gene encoding odorant receptor 49b-like: MNYIIMIEFILNSISIAAFTLRLLMMQESIDIKIFLITVCCTQIVYLFLIAWHANELKVQSVMISDALFESEWYEKSTSAKKTIAIIMTRSQKPLTIFVGPFFPMTIDTAIAVRNVL; this comes from the exons ATGAACTATATTATAATGATAGAATTTATTCTTAATTCAATTAGCATTGCTGCCTTTACGTTACGTCTTCTAATGATG CAAGAATCCATTGacataaaaatattcttgatCACTGTATGTTGCACACAAAtagtctatttatttttaatagcttgGCATGCTAATGAATTGAAAGTAcag agcGTTATGATATCTGATGCATTATTCGAGAGCGAGTGGTATGAAAAATCAACCAGTGCTAAAAAAACAATAGCCATTATAATGACAAGATCGCAAAAACCGTTGACAATATTTGTCGGGCCATTCTTTCCTATGACAATTGATACCGCCATTGCTGTAAGGAATGTGTTataa
- the LOC126741133 gene encoding uncharacterized protein LOC126741133 isoform X1 produces the protein MGKRKRNSKKVEKLLKKLRQELVDSTSDSSSIQSSSEGADSSPEDSFGETGVEHNTQRDLEEQSEPGPSGVKQFLLQDPLGTVAKGPPVNTETAEYWKKILMNGLQKEFRKELVDKYPISENCPLLGPPKVNEELTIALQDSSMRQDNFFAHIQSQLGAGLSALVVPIEDLIKLGDVGKDILQKVMDSTKMLVDIHHTLSIHRRFLLSNNLEPSAKKVSESCPVDQFLFGENFTQNVKNSQDMQKIGLVVKKKSSAKHYDNQPSQSLNWRRQFQRSRKKTEEGSRGKRLETFKNPSKIQKYKGHQKYQSQRMRK, from the exons atggGAAAAAGGAAGCGTAATAGCAAGAAAGTGGAGAAGCTGTTAAAGAAATTACGTCAGGAGTTGGTAGACAGCACGTCTGATAGTTCAA GCATACAAAGCTCTTCTGAGGGTGCTGATAGCTCGCCTGAAGATTCGTTTGGTGAGACGGGCGTGGAGCACAACACCCAGAGAGACCTTGAGGAGCAGTCTGAACCTGGGCCCTCAGGTGTTAAACAGTTTTTGCTTCAAGATCCCTTGGGTACGGTTGCAAAAGGACCTCCTGTTAACACTGAGACTGCTGAGTATTGGAAAAAGATATTGATGAATGGTTTGCAAAAAGAGTTTAGAAAAGAGCTTGTGGATAAATATCCAATATCCGAAAACTGTCCATTATTAGGGCCTCCTAAAGTAAATGAGGAACTGACTATTGCTCTCCAAGATAGCTCTATGAggcaagataatttttttgctcATATTCAATCGCAGCTTGGGGCAGGTTTGAGTGCATTAGTGGTCCCTATAGAAGATCTTATTAAATTAGGGGACGTAGGCAAAGATATTCTCCAGAAGGTAATGGACTCGACAAAGATGCTAGTTGACATCCACCATACATTGTCAATACACAGGAGATTTCTTTTATCTAATAACTTAGAACCCTCCGCAAAGAAAGTCAGTGAAAGTTGTCCAGTAGATCAGTTTTTGTTTGGGGAAAACTTTACACAGAATGTAAAGAACTCTCAAGATATGCAGAAAATTGGTTTGGTGGTCAAGAAAAAATCAAGTGCTAAGCATTATGATAATCAACCTAGCCAGTCTTTAAACTGGAGGCGCCAGTTTCAACGGAGCAGGAAGAAAACAGAGGAAGGGAGCAGAGGCAAACGACTGGAGACGTTCAAGAACCCCAGCAAGATACAGAAGTACAAGGGGCACCAGAAGTATCAGAGCCAGAGAATGAGGAAATAG